Proteins encoded within one genomic window of Prochlorococcus marinus str. MIT 9515:
- a CDS encoding carboxypeptidase M32: MAETEWNKLGAYLKETQILGSIQSTLYWDQNTGMPKKGASWRSEQLTYIAKKLHKRNSSEEFSDLIKSAEDEFVSSLETLSSQEIIQSKKKNLELLTKEFNRQNNLDPKLVESLAKAKSKGYESWQEAKYKSDFKIFLPYFDDLIKLRIEEANQISEKYTNWETLAQPFEPEITLEWLNNIFMPLKEIIPSLLSDLKKGEKYHWDLSPKSQQNLCSKLLDEFGRDKDIVVVAKSPHPFSITLGPNDYRITTRIVEGEPFSSFLATAHEWGHSIYEQGLPSQSHQWFAWPLGQATSMGVHESQSLFWENRIVKSKSFSKRFFRHFVSEGCSLNNHSELWKSINHLQAGLNRVEADELSYGLHILIRTELEIDLIEGDLNAKDIPSEWNKRYEELLGIKPSNDAEGCLQDVHWSEGAFGYFPSYLLGHIISAQISSKMEKEIGLIDNLVEDGEYEKIIFWLKNNIHKYGRSLNSMELVRNVTGEELTSSYFVNHLKSKLKDFC, encoded by the coding sequence TTGGCTGAAACTGAATGGAATAAGCTAGGTGCTTATCTAAAAGAAACTCAAATATTAGGCTCAATACAGAGTACATTATATTGGGATCAAAATACAGGGATGCCCAAGAAAGGAGCCTCTTGGAGATCTGAACAACTTACCTACATTGCCAAGAAACTTCATAAAAGAAATTCCTCAGAAGAGTTTTCAGATTTAATAAAAAGTGCTGAAGATGAATTTGTTAGTTCCCTGGAAACATTATCGAGTCAAGAAATTATTCAAAGTAAAAAAAAGAATCTTGAATTATTAACCAAAGAGTTTAATAGGCAAAATAATTTAGATCCTAAATTAGTTGAATCTCTCGCTAAGGCTAAATCAAAAGGTTATGAAAGTTGGCAAGAAGCTAAATACAAATCAGATTTTAAAATTTTCTTGCCATATTTTGATGATTTGATCAAATTACGTATTGAAGAAGCAAACCAAATCTCTGAAAAATATACAAATTGGGAAACTTTAGCTCAACCATTTGAACCTGAAATAACCCTAGAGTGGTTAAATAATATTTTCATGCCACTTAAAGAAATTATCCCGTCTTTATTAAGTGATCTCAAGAAAGGAGAAAAATATCACTGGGATTTAAGTCCCAAATCTCAGCAAAATTTGTGCTCTAAATTACTTGATGAGTTTGGGAGAGATAAAGATATAGTCGTAGTTGCAAAATCTCCCCATCCTTTTTCTATAACCTTAGGTCCAAATGATTACAGGATTACTACAAGAATTGTTGAAGGTGAACCATTCTCTAGTTTTCTGGCTACTGCTCATGAGTGGGGACATTCGATTTATGAACAGGGTTTGCCTTCTCAAAGTCATCAATGGTTTGCATGGCCTTTAGGTCAAGCAACATCAATGGGTGTACATGAAAGTCAATCATTGTTTTGGGAAAATAGGATAGTTAAATCAAAATCTTTTTCAAAAAGGTTTTTCAGGCATTTTGTTTCTGAAGGTTGTTCTTTGAATAATCATTCAGAACTTTGGAAATCTATTAATCATTTGCAAGCAGGCTTAAACAGAGTTGAGGCAGATGAATTAAGTTATGGGTTGCATATTTTAATTAGAACTGAATTAGAAATAGATTTGATTGAAGGAGATCTAAATGCAAAAGATATTCCATCAGAATGGAATAAAAGATATGAAGAATTATTAGGTATTAAGCCATCTAATGATGCAGAAGGTTGTCTTCAAGATGTTCATTGGAGTGAAGGTGCTTTTGGATATTTCCCTTCATATTTATTAGGACATATTATAAGTGCGCAAATATCTTCAAAAATGGAAAAGGAAATAGGATTAATTGATAATTTAGTTGAAGATGGAGAATATGAAAAAATAATCTTTTGGTTAAAAAATAATATCCATAAATATGGAAGATCTCTTAACTCTATGGAGTTAGTGAGAAATGTGACAGGAGAAGAATTAACATCAAGTTATTTTGTTAATCATTTAAAATCGAAGTTAAAAGATTTTTGCTAA
- a CDS encoding CobW family GTP-binding protein has translation MIEKLIPVTIISGFLGSGKTTLLNHILKNQVGIKTAVLVNEFGEIGIDNELIIKTAEDMIELNNGCICCTINGELLNTVSKILERPEKIDYLIVETTGLADPLPVAMTFAGGDLREKVRLDSIITLIDADNFDFDIKNSSVAYSQILYGDILLLNKCDLVTDAQLNKIEKYINGIKKEPRILRAINSEVGLQTIISVGLFETDTFQFNEKMKKNIDLNDHSSHSHDHSSHSHDHSSHSHDHSSHSHDHSSHSHDLINNIEGFTSVSFKTIEPFSLRKFQNFLDNQISQNVFRAKGILWFVESERKHIFHLSGKRFSLDDYEWENEKLNKIVLIGKNLDHQTIKNQLDSCRFNSRDEA, from the coding sequence ATGATTGAAAAATTGATACCTGTAACCATTATTAGTGGATTCTTGGGATCAGGGAAAACTACGCTTCTTAATCATATTTTAAAAAATCAAGTTGGTATTAAAACTGCTGTTTTAGTTAATGAATTTGGAGAGATAGGAATTGATAATGAATTAATTATCAAAACTGCTGAAGATATGATTGAGTTAAATAACGGATGCATTTGTTGCACAATAAATGGAGAATTATTAAACACTGTTTCTAAGATATTAGAAAGGCCTGAAAAAATAGATTATTTAATTGTTGAGACTACTGGCCTTGCAGATCCACTACCCGTGGCAATGACTTTTGCAGGAGGGGATCTAAGAGAAAAAGTAAGATTAGATTCTATCATTACTTTAATTGACGCCGATAACTTTGATTTTGATATAAAAAATTCTAGTGTTGCTTATTCTCAAATTTTATACGGTGATATCTTACTACTGAATAAATGCGATTTAGTAACTGATGCACAGTTAAATAAGATTGAAAAATACATTAATGGGATAAAAAAAGAGCCAAGAATTTTGAGGGCGATAAATAGTGAAGTGGGATTGCAAACGATAATAAGTGTGGGACTTTTTGAAACAGATACTTTTCAATTTAATGAGAAGATGAAGAAAAATATAGATTTGAATGATCACTCTTCCCACTCTCATGATCACTCTTCCCACTCTCATGATCACTCTTCCCATTCTCATGATCACTCTTCCCATTCTCATGATCACTCTTCCCATTCTCATGATTTAATTAATAATATAGAGGGATTTACTTCAGTTTCTTTTAAGACGATTGAACCATTTTCTTTAAGGAAGTTTCAAAATTTCTTAGATAATCAAATCTCTCAAAATGTTTTTAGAGCAAAAGGAATTTTATGGTTTGTAGAAAGCGAACGAAAACACATTTTTCATTTATCAGGTAAACGTTTTTCACTTGACGATTATGAGTGGGAAAATGAAAAATTAAATAAAATTGTTCTCATAGGAAAAAATTTAGATCATCAAACTATTAAGAATCAACTTGATTCTTGTAGATTTAATTCGAGAGACGAAGCATAA
- a CDS encoding inorganic diphosphatase, protein MANLNQPPSRVTPNLLHILDAFTDSKKSVVNTIVELNSNTINKYELITETGHLKLDRVGYSSLAYPFAYGCIPRTWDEDGDPLDIEIVGVTEPLVPGSIVESRIIGVMKFDDGGEVDDKVIAVLADDKRMDHINTFKDLGEHWLKETKYYWEHYKDLKKPGTCRVNGFYGIEEAVKVIQDCESRYHKEIEPKLVD, encoded by the coding sequence ATGGCAAACCTTAATCAACCTCCTAGCAGAGTTACTCCTAATTTATTGCATATTTTAGATGCTTTTACAGACAGTAAAAAATCAGTAGTTAATACAATTGTCGAATTGAATTCTAATACCATAAATAAATATGAGCTAATTACAGAAACTGGACATTTGAAACTTGATAGAGTTGGTTATTCCTCTCTTGCATATCCTTTTGCTTATGGCTGTATTCCAAGAACTTGGGATGAGGATGGCGATCCTCTTGATATTGAAATAGTTGGAGTAACAGAACCATTAGTACCTGGTTCAATCGTGGAATCAAGGATAATTGGAGTTATGAAATTTGATGATGGAGGAGAAGTTGATGATAAGGTAATTGCTGTTCTAGCAGATGATAAGAGAATGGATCATATTAATACTTTTAAAGATCTTGGAGAACATTGGCTTAAAGAGACCAAGTATTATTGGGAACATTATAAGGATCTAAAAAAACCCGGAACATGTAGAGTTAATGGATTTTATGGAATTGAGGAAGCTGTAAAAGTAATTCAAGATTGTGAATCTAGATATCACAAAGAAATTGAACCTAAATTGGTTGATTAA
- a CDS encoding 4a-hydroxytetrahydrobiopterin dehydratase — protein MKPHLLQNEELKELIAKIPGWEIISNHLEREFNFGDFIEAFSFMTKIALICEKYNHHPNWENVYSKVIIKLSTHDLGGITNLDQKIASEINEIFEK, from the coding sequence ATGAAACCACACCTTCTACAAAATGAGGAATTAAAAGAACTAATTGCCAAAATACCCGGATGGGAAATCATCTCAAATCACTTAGAAAGAGAGTTTAATTTTGGTGACTTTATAGAAGCTTTTTCCTTTATGACAAAGATTGCTTTAATTTGTGAAAAATATAATCATCATCCCAATTGGGAAAATGTCTATTCGAAAGTAATTATTAAACTAAGTACACATGATTTAGGAGGTATTACAAATTTAGATCAGAAAATTGCTTCGGAAATTAATGAAATTTTCGAAAAATAA
- the argB gene encoding acetylglutamate kinase, translated as MDDSLRVSILSEALPYIQSFSGRKIVVKYGGSIMEDEKLKKAFFRDIALLSSVGVCPVVIHGGGPEINRWLSKLEISPKFEKGLRVTDDKTMEIVEMVLMGRVNKQIVRGINKTGSLAVGISGLDGNLIQSRELGDGSHGLVGEVTQINPELLEPLIAKGYIPVISSIGSTTDGISHNINADFVAGELAAAINAEKLILLTDTPGILKERNNPNSLAKQINLKEARKFIEKNIVSNGMLPKTECCIRALAQGVRAAHIIDGRIEHSLLLEIFTNSGIGTMINA; from the coding sequence ATGGATGATTCTCTAAGAGTATCAATATTAAGCGAGGCACTTCCATACATACAAAGTTTTTCAGGTAGAAAAATTGTTGTTAAGTATGGTGGTTCCATTATGGAAGATGAAAAATTAAAAAAAGCTTTCTTCCGAGATATTGCTCTTTTATCAAGTGTTGGTGTATGTCCAGTAGTTATACATGGGGGTGGTCCCGAAATCAATCGATGGCTTAGCAAATTAGAAATATCTCCAAAATTTGAGAAGGGGCTAAGAGTTACAGATGATAAAACAATGGAAATAGTTGAGATGGTGCTTATGGGAAGAGTAAATAAACAGATTGTGAGAGGAATCAACAAAACAGGCTCATTAGCTGTAGGTATTTCAGGACTCGATGGGAACTTAATTCAGTCGAGAGAATTAGGAGATGGGAGTCATGGATTAGTTGGAGAAGTCACACAAATCAACCCTGAATTATTAGAACCTCTTATTGCGAAAGGATATATTCCTGTCATATCAAGTATTGGCTCTACAACAGATGGCATTTCCCATAACATCAATGCAGATTTCGTTGCAGGTGAACTTGCTGCTGCAATAAATGCCGAAAAACTTATTCTTCTAACTGATACTCCGGGGATACTAAAAGAAAGAAATAACCCAAATAGTCTCGCAAAACAAATCAACCTAAAAGAAGCCAGAAAATTTATTGAAAAGAATATTGTTTCTAATGGGATGCTCCCAAAAACCGAATGTTGTATTAGAGCCTTAGCTCAAGGAGTAAGAGCTGCTCACATAATTGATGGAAGAATTGAGCATTCATTACTTCTAGAAATTTTCACAAACTCAGGGATTGGAACAATGATTAATGCTTGA
- the hemC gene encoding hydroxymethylbilane synthase, which translates to MTKLKLKIASRRSKLAMVQTLWVKEQLEKNIPNLEVSIESMATQGDKILDVALAKIGDKGLFTKELEAQMLIGKADIAVHSLKDLPTNLPDGLKLGCITKREDPSDALVVNKKNEIYQLESLPAGSIVGTSSLRRLAQLRYKFPYLNFKDIRGNVITRIEKLDSGEFDCIILAAAGLKRLGFESRIHQIIPNEISLHAVGQGALGIECKSEDKEVLKIISVLEDKASSQKCLAERSFLRELEGGCQVPIGVNSSIQNDEICLKGMVASIDGKKLIKDESSGNVKYPEEVGKKLAEKLKLQGADKILSEIFEQFRDK; encoded by the coding sequence ATGACTAAATTAAAATTAAAGATAGCTAGTAGAAGAAGTAAATTAGCAATGGTTCAAACATTATGGGTTAAAGAGCAATTAGAAAAAAATATTCCTAACTTGGAAGTATCCATAGAGTCCATGGCAACACAAGGGGATAAAATTCTCGATGTGGCATTAGCAAAAATAGGAGATAAAGGACTTTTTACAAAAGAACTTGAAGCTCAAATGCTCATTGGTAAAGCGGACATTGCGGTGCATTCTTTAAAAGATTTGCCAACCAACTTACCTGACGGACTAAAATTAGGATGTATAACAAAAAGAGAAGATCCTTCTGATGCTCTAGTAGTTAATAAAAAAAATGAAATTTATCAATTAGAGAGTCTTCCCGCGGGTTCAATTGTTGGAACTAGTTCTCTTAGGAGACTGGCTCAATTAAGGTACAAATTCCCATATCTTAATTTCAAAGACATCAGGGGAAATGTTATTACAAGAATAGAAAAGTTAGATTCCGGAGAATTTGATTGTATTATTCTTGCTGCAGCGGGTTTAAAAAGATTGGGATTTGAATCAAGAATACACCAAATTATTCCTAACGAGATTTCCCTCCATGCAGTTGGGCAAGGGGCTTTAGGAATAGAATGTAAATCTGAGGATAAAGAAGTTCTAAAAATTATAAGTGTCTTAGAAGATAAGGCCTCAAGCCAAAAATGTTTAGCAGAGAGATCTTTTTTAAGAGAACTTGAAGGTGGATGTCAAGTTCCAATTGGAGTTAATAGTAGTATTCAAAATGATGAAATATGCCTAAAAGGAATGGTCGCATCTATTGATGGGAAAAAACTTATTAAGGATGAATCAAGTGGAAATGTTAAATATCCAGAGGAAGTTGGTAAAAAACTAGCTGAAAAGCTGAAACTTCAAGGAGCAGATAAAATTCTCTCGGAAATATTTGAACAATTTAGGGATAAATAA
- the priA gene encoding replication restart helicase PriA encodes MMTASNNLSNTSFKFEVLLDIGSHSNSFSYLDGNNLGVEVGDIVSVKLKGRLLNGLTIARNPFLKRDKNGKDFDEESRFRYLSIEGIVQKKVIQDWWREWLETLALSYRVSNLKMFKTAFPPGWIGKHKKISQKYRYQIWIKLQPNFHFRNYELNKRELSLINFLGLKGKWQSELIKFGFNSKLINLMISKKLLIKTKRKKIFNTKLSSFKNDCISIKKPNLTQEQKKVYVEMQEMQPGEVCLLWGETGSGKTEVYMRMAEDQLLNKKSCLILAPEIGLIPQLIDRFSKRFQSEVIEYHSNCSSRHRTLVWEKIIDEDEPVIVVGTRSAVFLPIRNLGLIVMDEEHDVSYKQDSPMPCYDARDVALERVKRNPTKLIFGSATPSMRTWKRVVYEKKIRLIRMKERISTTEIPEIKVVDMRSEFKKGNTKIFCSELLELISKLKENQEQAIILIPRRGYNGFLSCRNCGFIINCPNCDVPLSVHMGSKGKQWLSCHWCDHKAKLIYSCPDCKSNAFKPFGIGTQRVIEFLNNEFPELRVLRFDRDTTSGKDGHRNILSMFSNGNADILVGTQMLAKGIDIPNVTLSVVIAADGLLHRPDISSEEKSLQLFLQLAGRAGRADKTGKVVFQTYKPSHPVLCYLKNRNYEGFLAESSILRKDAKLFPFCNVCLFKVSGKNYECTENTAAELAKYLMSFCQGDKWTVIGPAPSLIAKVGNKFRWQILMHGPENSEVPLPDRAKLWQLIPKNVFLSLDLNPVEL; translated from the coding sequence TTGATGACGGCAAGTAATAATTTATCAAATACCTCTTTTAAGTTTGAGGTCTTGCTTGATATAGGTAGTCATAGTAATAGTTTCTCTTATTTAGACGGTAATAATCTCGGAGTAGAAGTTGGTGATATTGTTTCAGTAAAACTTAAAGGAAGATTATTAAATGGATTAACGATTGCTAGAAACCCTTTCTTAAAAAGGGATAAAAATGGAAAAGATTTTGATGAAGAATCTAGGTTTAGATATTTGTCTATAGAAGGTATTGTGCAAAAAAAAGTGATTCAAGACTGGTGGAGAGAATGGCTGGAGACTTTAGCTTTATCTTATCGAGTAAGCAACTTAAAAATGTTTAAAACAGCTTTTCCTCCGGGATGGATTGGAAAACATAAAAAAATATCTCAAAAATATAGATATCAAATATGGATTAAATTACAACCTAATTTTCACTTCAGGAATTATGAATTAAATAAGAGAGAACTTTCATTAATAAATTTTCTAGGTCTTAAAGGGAAATGGCAAAGCGAATTAATTAAGTTTGGTTTTAATTCAAAACTTATAAATTTAATGATTAGTAAAAAACTTTTGATAAAGACTAAACGAAAAAAAATATTTAATACCAAATTAAGTTCTTTTAAAAATGATTGTATTTCAATTAAAAAACCAAATCTTACACAGGAGCAAAAAAAAGTATATGTGGAAATGCAAGAGATGCAACCTGGAGAGGTCTGTTTGCTCTGGGGAGAAACAGGTTCTGGCAAAACAGAAGTTTATATGAGAATGGCTGAAGATCAACTACTTAATAAAAAGAGCTGTTTAATATTGGCTCCGGAAATTGGCTTGATTCCTCAACTTATTGATAGATTTAGTAAAAGATTTCAAAGTGAGGTCATTGAGTATCACAGTAATTGTTCTTCAAGGCATAGGACTTTAGTTTGGGAAAAAATAATAGATGAAGATGAACCCGTTATTGTTGTAGGGACAAGATCTGCAGTATTCCTTCCTATTCGGAATTTAGGCTTAATAGTGATGGATGAAGAACATGATGTTTCCTATAAGCAAGATAGTCCAATGCCTTGTTACGATGCGAGAGATGTTGCCCTTGAAAGAGTAAAAAGAAATCCAACTAAGCTAATTTTTGGAAGTGCAACTCCTTCAATGAGAACTTGGAAAAGGGTTGTTTATGAAAAAAAAATAAGGTTAATAAGAATGAAGGAAAGAATATCTACTACAGAAATACCCGAAATTAAAGTTGTTGATATGCGTAGTGAATTTAAAAAGGGAAATACAAAAATTTTTTGCAGCGAATTATTAGAATTAATTTCTAAGCTTAAAGAGAATCAAGAACAAGCAATAATTTTGATTCCTAGAAGAGGTTATAACGGTTTTCTAAGTTGTAGAAATTGTGGATTTATAATCAATTGCCCTAATTGTGATGTACCTTTATCCGTTCATATGGGATCAAAAGGTAAACAGTGGCTTAGCTGTCACTGGTGTGACCATAAAGCAAAACTTATTTACTCTTGTCCAGATTGTAAATCAAATGCCTTTAAGCCTTTTGGGATAGGAACTCAAAGAGTTATTGAGTTCTTGAATAATGAATTCCCCGAATTGAGGGTACTTCGTTTTGATAGAGACACTACCTCAGGTAAAGATGGTCATAGAAATATCCTTTCAATGTTTTCTAATGGGAATGCGGATATTCTTGTAGGAACTCAAATGTTAGCAAAAGGGATTGATATTCCCAATGTTACTCTTTCTGTGGTTATTGCTGCAGATGGACTTCTTCATCGTCCAGACATTTCTTCAGAAGAAAAATCATTACAATTATTTCTACAATTAGCAGGCAGAGCAGGTAGAGCTGATAAAACAGGAAAGGTTGTTTTTCAAACATATAAACCAAGTCATCCTGTCCTCTGTTATCTCAAAAATAGAAATTATGAGGGTTTTTTAGCTGAAAGCTCTATCTTAAGAAAAGATGCAAAACTATTTCCTTTTTGCAATGTATGCCTTTTTAAAGTTTCTGGAAAGAACTATGAATGTACTGAAAATACTGCAGCTGAGCTGGCAAAATATTTGATGAGTTTTTGTCAAGGAGATAAGTGGACGGTAATTGGTCCTGCTCCAAGTTTAATTGCAAAAGTTGGGAATAAATTTAGGTGGCAAATATTAATGCATGGTCCAGAAAACTCGGAAGTCCCTTTGCCAGATAGGGCTAAATTATGGCAATTAATTCCCAAAAATGTCTTTTTATCACTTGATCTGAATCCGGTAGAGCTATAG
- a CDS encoding DUF3153 domain-containing protein — protein MDSYKQVVETAEFALIKGEYSFCIEYLYPIIESYPPSSKEGVNLRTIMITALSGINKKEEAKIFCKELLKSHDFKVRDNAKYLMEIIDSPEIKKPDNWNITIESNSNLNKTSLTSIKPNKNKKEKKFINISNIPTGETKPFQKGFLFIISFLLLLLIPLLSGCVKIDDTLDLSEIDSINNSFEIESKYIKKFPWQINFEQKVKEIFPDAEISEGNLDFSFTNKNLNIETAQETLYKIEKTASTLLGESTDLKINSVENNFFFFKKYIYSIDFDLHNLLYVDDLELTLNIINPNRVRVRDLDENKVELSKNFIKWQLIPGELNSLEFTFWIWNKLFLGFLLILVSILLTYLIRFYRYQIGSNFPELPSN, from the coding sequence ATGGATTCATACAAGCAAGTTGTTGAGACAGCAGAGTTTGCTCTTATTAAAGGTGAATATAGTTTCTGTATTGAATATTTATACCCAATAATCGAATCTTACCCTCCCTCAAGTAAAGAAGGAGTTAATTTACGAACAATAATGATAACAGCCTTATCTGGAATTAATAAAAAGGAAGAGGCAAAAATATTTTGTAAGGAACTTTTAAAATCTCATGATTTTAAAGTGAGAGATAATGCAAAGTATTTAATGGAAATCATCGATTCTCCTGAAATCAAGAAACCTGATAATTGGAATATTACCATTGAAAGTAATTCCAACTTAAACAAAACATCTCTTACTTCTATAAAACCGAATAAAAATAAAAAGGAAAAAAAGTTTATAAACATCTCAAATATTCCAACAGGTGAAACAAAACCATTTCAGAAAGGATTTCTATTTATCATTTCTTTTTTATTATTATTACTAATTCCTCTTTTAAGCGGCTGCGTTAAAATTGATGACACCCTAGATCTTAGTGAGATTGACTCAATTAATAATAGTTTCGAAATTGAAAGCAAATATATTAAAAAATTTCCTTGGCAAATAAATTTCGAACAGAAAGTCAAAGAAATTTTTCCTGATGCTGAAATATCAGAAGGAAATTTAGATTTTTCTTTTACAAATAAAAATCTAAATATCGAAACAGCTCAAGAAACCCTTTACAAAATAGAAAAAACAGCGAGTACATTATTAGGAGAATCAACTGATCTAAAAATTAATAGTGTTGAAAATAATTTTTTCTTTTTTAAAAAATATATTTATAGTATAGATTTTGATCTTCATAATCTTTTATATGTTGATGATTTAGAACTAACTTTGAATATTATTAACCCAAATAGAGTTAGAGTTCGTGACCTAGATGAAAATAAGGTGGAATTATCTAAAAATTTTATAAAATGGCAATTAATCCCTGGAGAATTAAATAGCCTGGAGTTCACATTTTGGATTTGGAACAAATTATTTTTAGGGTTTTTACTTATCTTAGTATCGATATTACTTACTTATTTAATAAGATTTTATAGATACCAGATAGGTTCTAACTTTCCAGAACTTCCTTCCAATTAG
- the rpoD gene encoding RNA polymerase sigma factor RpoD, with protein sequence MCPVAAKSKNSSPSSKKKTNKKINSNLKTGQEEEKITTNLDPVKNSQQNSLKDKEIIENNEEFSGSDEEAKALGNIKLGPKGIYTEDSIRVYLQEIGRIRLLRPDEEIELARKIADLLQLEELATQFESEKGHFPSVREWAELIDMPLSKFRRRLLLGRRAKEKMVQSNLRLVVSIAKKYMNRGLSFQDLIQEGSLGLIRAAEKFDHEKGYKFSTYATWWIRQAITRAIADQSRTIRLPVHLYETISRIKKTTKVLSQEFGRKPSEEEIAESMEMTIEKLRFIAKSAQLPISLETPIGKEEDSRLGDFIEADIENPEQDVSKTLLREDLEGVLATLSPRERDVLRLRYGIDDGRMKTLEEIGQIFDVTRERIRQIEAKALRKLRHPNRNGVLKEYIK encoded by the coding sequence ATGTGTCCAGTTGCAGCAAAATCAAAAAACTCTAGTCCTAGCTCTAAGAAAAAAACTAATAAAAAAATTAATTCAAATTTAAAAACCGGTCAAGAAGAAGAGAAAATTACTACAAATCTAGATCCTGTTAAGAACTCGCAACAAAATTCTTTGAAGGATAAAGAAATTATCGAGAATAATGAAGAATTTAGTGGTTCTGATGAAGAGGCTAAAGCTCTTGGGAACATAAAGCTAGGACCAAAAGGTATTTATACAGAGGATTCTATAAGAGTTTATCTTCAGGAAATTGGAAGAATAAGACTATTAAGACCCGATGAAGAAATTGAACTTGCTAGAAAAATAGCTGATCTACTCCAACTTGAAGAGTTAGCTACACAATTCGAGTCTGAGAAGGGACATTTCCCTTCAGTCAGAGAATGGGCTGAATTAATAGACATGCCTCTTTCAAAATTCAGAAGAAGACTTCTCTTAGGTAGAAGAGCTAAAGAGAAGATGGTTCAATCTAATTTAAGATTAGTTGTCTCCATAGCTAAGAAATACATGAATAGAGGGTTATCTTTTCAAGATCTAATTCAAGAAGGAAGCTTAGGTTTAATAAGGGCTGCAGAAAAATTTGATCATGAAAAAGGTTATAAATTCTCTACTTATGCAACTTGGTGGATTCGTCAAGCGATAACGAGAGCCATAGCAGATCAAAGTAGAACTATCAGATTGCCTGTTCACTTATATGAGACGATTTCTAGGATAAAAAAAACAACAAAAGTTCTTAGTCAAGAATTCGGAAGAAAACCTAGTGAAGAAGAGATAGCTGAGAGTATGGAGATGACAATTGAGAAATTAAGATTTATAGCTAAAAGTGCTCAGCTTCCAATTTCTCTAGAGACTCCTATTGGTAAAGAAGAGGATTCAAGGCTTGGAGACTTTATTGAGGCTGATATTGAGAACCCAGAACAAGATGTATCCAAAACCTTATTGAGAGAAGATTTGGAGGGAGTTTTAGCGACTCTTAGTCCAAGAGAGAGGGATGTCCTTAGATTGCGATATGGAATTGATGACGGAAGAATGAAAACTCTTGAAGAGATAGGGCAAATATTTGATGTTACAAGGGAAAGAATTAGACAGATAGAAGCAAAAGCACTGAGAAAGCTAAGACATCCAAACAGAAATGGGGTTTTAAAGGAATATATTAAATAA
- a CDS encoding secondary thiamine-phosphate synthase enzyme YjbQ — MEQIFSKLIFKTNGEGLTDITHNLNLFIQKSNFQSGILNLTSLHTSCSLTINENADPNVLKDLKKFMKSIVPNNCYTSLSKERKEIYYEHFQEGEDDMPAHIKTALTNTNLSLSFQEGEIILGTWQAIYLWEHRFSKKERIISVHIIGSKS; from the coding sequence ATGGAACAAATTTTTTCAAAATTAATCTTTAAAACTAATGGAGAGGGGTTAACTGATATTACTCACAATTTAAATTTATTTATACAAAAAAGTAACTTCCAATCAGGTATTTTAAATTTAACATCACTTCATACCAGTTGTAGTTTAACTATAAATGAGAATGCTGATCCAAATGTTTTAAAGGACTTAAAAAAATTCATGAAAAGTATAGTCCCTAACAATTGCTATACCTCCTTATCGAAAGAAAGAAAGGAAATATACTATGAACATTTTCAGGAAGGAGAGGACGATATGCCAGCTCATATTAAAACAGCTTTAACTAATACTAATTTGTCTTTAAGTTTTCAAGAAGGTGAAATCATACTTGGCACTTGGCAAGCTATTTATTTATGGGAACATCGATTTAGTAAAAAAGAAAGAATTATAAGTGTTCATATTATTGGTTCAAAAAGTTAA